One genomic window of Bremerella sp. JC817 includes the following:
- a CDS encoding HD domain-containing phosphohydrolase: MIIHDRDTTQAPILLVDDDPACLGMLRDVLEALGIPVLTASDGNEALEMICQGDIRIVLSDWQMPGMSGVELCRRVRQRPLSGYVYFILLTSLDRKHNLVSGLRAGADDFVNKPFDPEELQIRLRTANRIVSLESRNVIIFALAKLAESRDPETGAHLERMREYSRLLAEDLASQPKYADIVDADYVRTIYLTSPLHDIGKVGIPDHVLLKPGRLTSEEFEIMKQHTLVGFHTLDAAVQEQPEAAYLRFARDIAASHHEKWDGSGYPYGLKGEEIPLCGRIVAVADVYDALTTARVYKEAFSHEKACAIIREGSGSHFDPDIVEAFFRHEEEIVNINQRLNDALVYANLPEMAPGVSIPAGTCTAAN, translated from the coding sequence ATGATCATCCATGACCGAGACACCACGCAAGCTCCCATTTTATTGGTAGACGACGATCCGGCATGTCTTGGCATGCTACGGGACGTTCTCGAGGCGTTGGGTATTCCGGTCCTGACCGCCAGCGACGGAAACGAAGCGCTGGAAATGATCTGCCAGGGGGACATTCGTATCGTATTGTCGGACTGGCAAATGCCGGGCATGTCAGGCGTAGAGCTTTGCCGTCGTGTGCGACAGCGTCCTTTAAGCGGCTACGTCTATTTCATTCTGCTGACCTCGCTTGACCGCAAACATAATCTGGTCAGTGGTCTTCGAGCCGGTGCCGACGACTTCGTCAACAAGCCGTTCGACCCGGAAGAACTGCAAATCCGGCTCCGCACAGCGAATCGCATTGTTTCGTTAGAAAGCCGAAACGTCATCATCTTTGCGTTGGCCAAGCTCGCGGAATCACGCGACCCTGAGACAGGCGCTCACCTGGAACGCATGCGAGAATACTCGCGTTTGTTGGCCGAAGATCTCGCGAGCCAGCCTAAGTACGCCGACATTGTCGATGCCGACTATGTCCGCACGATCTACCTGACCAGTCCGCTGCACGACATTGGCAAGGTAGGTATTCCCGATCACGTGTTGCTGAAGCCGGGCCGATTAACGTCGGAAGAATTCGAGATCATGAAGCAGCATACGCTCGTAGGCTTTCACACGCTGGATGCTGCCGTCCAAGAGCAGCCAGAAGCGGCCTACCTGCGATTTGCTAGAGACATTGCCGCATCGCATCACGAGAAGTGGGATGGCAGTGGCTATCCGTACGGGCTGAAGGGAGAAGAAATTCCGCTGTGCGGCCGCATTGTCGCAGTGGCGGACGTCTACGACGCCCTGACCACTGCTCGCGTTTACAAAGAAGCCTTCTCGCATGAAAAGGCCTGTGCGATTATCCGCGAGGGAAGCGGATCCCATTTCGACCCTGATATCGTCGAGGCGTTCTTCCGTCACGAGGAAGAAATCGTCAACATCAATCAGCGTCTGAACGATGCACTCGTGTATGCGAATCTTCCAGAGATGGCACCCGGAGTGAGCATTCCCGCTGGGACCTGCACCGCTGCGAACTAG
- a CDS encoding Hpt domain-containing protein → MNWQPMLTFSTDQSINWETLTSRCIGRIDLVEKALDRFQQALVGDLEALEAAADEQNSEEVARIAHRIKGTSLTVSADRLAEIATKLEQKAEGSLQNVDESLSDIREEYDRLTDIISQRRVGDRQ, encoded by the coding sequence ATGAATTGGCAACCAATGCTCACTTTTTCCACTGACCAGTCCATCAATTGGGAAACATTGACATCCCGTTGTATTGGTCGAATCGATCTGGTCGAGAAAGCATTGGATCGATTCCAGCAGGCCCTGGTTGGCGATCTGGAAGCACTGGAAGCTGCGGCAGACGAGCAAAACTCGGAGGAAGTTGCGAGAATAGCGCATCGCATCAAGGGAACTTCATTGACGGTTTCTGCAGACCGACTTGCCGAGATTGCGACAAAACTCGAGCAGAAGGCGGAAGGAAGTCTGCAAAACGTAGACGAATCGCTATCAGATATTCGCGAAGAGTATGACCGTTTGACGGACATCATCTCGCAGCGACGCGTAGGGGACCGCCAATGA